From Xyrauchen texanus isolate HMW12.3.18 chromosome 36, RBS_HiC_50CHRs, whole genome shotgun sequence, one genomic window encodes:
- the LOC127629474 gene encoding uncharacterized protein LOC127629474, with product MIALIDSERRGEVNNNTVFMFDFIRQNKEWCIDGRHENTTPGRLVNDDNVNEGKSRLCLFASRDIIPGEEITYEYGGSAWPWRKPSCKDDDNMTAIKNCSGGSVTTAGIPRHTVEPSCKDDDNMTAIKNCSGGSVSTAGKATAKVVNSFQQLYQTRWPEYISSTARRTLEEAKWKSPHLLPFTEDVKRLHVYLDELEKIYRKHLSTQPSSQHWLKLAKVTLTHIHSQMPLTTYTSSNQSDAHPDISMALTELEYKLCQYFKPIEIRGKRGRKVPVLVTPSMQESISLLIKNRSRCGVLNENPFLFARPSTMTFFRGSDCIREFAGACSAKNPQTLTSTKLRKRIGNLNRLVLNLSNTELDQLADFLGHDIRVHRQCYRLPEGTLQLAKMSKILLALEKGRLADFKGRSLDEINIDPEAKVTVDSDLEESTSNLKDCSTESPPQHTVCEDGTLPEDQVSKKKRGHIKRTAWSKHEIHAVKKHMIKFIRNRKVPGKADCLRCMEAEPFALKNRVRPPNLGIRTDKAREKQTEGRGEREERGKNLGSVPRHTATKSFTSREALTRGAMRWYWMLLGGQLDTPLPRTAIGSLHSLMLPDLISNEDTPTACPSFLAPV from the exons ATGATTGCTTTAATTGACTCTGAACGCAGAGGAGAGGTCAATAACAATACTGTCTTTATGTTTGACTTCATCCGGCAAAACAAGGAGTGGTG cattGATGGACGTCATGAGAACACCACCCCTGGCCGGCTAGTCAATGATGACAACGTGAACGAGGGAAAATCCCGTTTGTGCCTTTTTGCATCAAGAGATATCATTCCTGGAGAAGAAATAACATATGAATATGGAGGCAGTGCCTGGCCTTGGAGAAAG CCTTCGTGCAAGGATGATGACAACATGACCGCCATAAAGAACTGCTCTGGGGGTTCTGTAACTACTGCAGGCATTCCACGGCATACAGTTGAG CCTTCGTGCAAGGATGATGACAACATGACCGCCATAAAGAACTGCTCTGGGGGTTCTGTAAGTACTGCAGGCAAAGCAACAGCAAAAGTTGTGAACAGCTTCCAACAACTTTATCAGACCCGATGGCCCGAATACATTTCTTCAACAGCCCGGCGAACACTGGAGGAAGCCAAGTGGAAATCCCCACATTTGCTCCCTTTCACTGAAGATGTTAAACGTCTTCATGTGTATCTTGATGAGCTAGAGAAAATTTACCGCAAACACTTGTCAACACAGCCATCATCTCAGCATTGGTTAAAACTGGCCAAGGTTACATTAACTCACATACATTCACAAATGCCTTTGACCACATACACCTCCAGCAACCAATCAGACGCTCATCCGGATATTAGCATGGCCCTTACAGAGTTGGAATATAAACTGTGTCAATACTTCAAGCCTATAGAGATCAGAGGCAAAAGAGGCAGAAAGGTTCCAGTACTTGTTACTCCTTCAATGCAAGAGTCGATCAGCCTGCTAATTAAAAACCGGAGTAGGTGTGGAGTACTGAATGAGAACCCTTTTCTATTTGCACGTCCGTCTACAATGACCTTTTTCAGAGGCTCTGACTGCATCCGTGAATTTGCAGGTGCATGCAGTGCTAAAAATCCTCAAACTTTAACTTCCACAAAGTTGAGGAAACGGATTGGTAACCTCAACAGATTAGTTCTCAATCTGAGCAACACAGAGCTCGATCAGCTGGCTGACTTCCTAGGCCATGACATTAGAGTACATCGTCAGTGTTACCGGTTACCTGAGGGCACCCTTCAGCTGGCCAAAATGAGCAAAATTCTTCTTGCCCTCGAAAAAGGACGCTTGGCAGACTTCAAGGGGAGAAGTCttgatgaaatcaacattgatCCAGAAG CGAAAGTTACAGTGGACAGTGATTTAGAGGAGTCTACTTCCAATCTGAAAG ATTGCAGTACAGAATCACCACCACAGCACACTGTATGTGAAGACGGCACACTTCCAGAAGACCAAGTGTCCAAAAAAAAGAGAG GTCACATTAAGAGGACAGCCTGGAGCAAACACGAAATACATGCTGTGAAGAAGCACATGATCAAATTCATTAGGAACCGGAAAGTTCCAGGAAAGGCAGACTGCTTAAGGTGTATGGAAGCTGAACCATTTGCTCTTAAAAATAGAGTG CGGCCGCCGAACCTGGGGATAAGGACAGACAAGGCGAGAGAAAAGCAGACTGaaggaagaggagagagagaggagagaggaaaaAATCTTGGTTCGGTTCCCAGACACACTGCCACTAAGTCCTTCACCAGCCGAGAGGCACTCACTCGTGGTGCCATGCGATGGTACTGGATGCTCCTCGGTGGACAGCTCGATACTCCTCTGCCTCGGACAGCCATTGGCAGTCTTCACTCCCTCATGCTGCCCGACCTCATCAGCAACGAGGACACTCCGACAGCGTGTCCCTcctttttggcaccagtgtaa